A region from the Sphaerodactylus townsendi isolate TG3544 linkage group LG01, MPM_Stown_v2.3, whole genome shotgun sequence genome encodes:
- the RNASET2 gene encoding ribonuclease T2: MPREEGGIRFRVDEASVFPEILHSNSVKMKPVTQSCLIVWCFWLSICYGSAPRKFIHSRPYSHDWKKLYFVYHWPVTVCKMSENDCDSPPMYWTIHGLWKHEWDKHGTCAATLESLNSQKKYFSKALELYEKLDLNSYLLKLGIKPGSTYYQLGAVKEALISVYNVTPKIQCLSPEQDEEVQTIGQIKFCFTKDFTLRNCTESNVDSYSAHENMLSRTEDLSICNDTLINYPSHVQPYK; the protein is encoded by the exons ATGCCGAGAGAGGAGGGGGGTATTCGCTTCCGCGTGGATGAGGCTTCAGTCTTTCCTGAAATCCTGCATAGCA ATAGTGTGAAAATGAAGCCTGTGACTCAGTCCTGCTTAATCGTTTGGTGCTTTTGGCTTAGTATTTGTTATGGGTCTGCTCCAAGAAAGTTCATTCATAG TAGACCTTATTCCCATGACTGGAAGAAATTGTATTTTGTTTATCACTGGCCAGTGACTGTATGTAAG ATGAGTGAGAATGATTGTGACAGTCCTCCCATGTATTGGACAATCCATGGCCTCTG GAAGCATGAGTGGGACAAACATGGTACTTGTGCAGCCACGCTGGAATCTCTTAATTCCCAAAAGAAGTACTTTAGTAAAGCACTGGAACTGTATGAAAAACTTGACCTCAACAG TTATCTCTTGAAACTGGGAATAAAGCCAGGCAGCACCTACTACCAG CTGGGAGCCGTCAAAGAAGCTCTTATAAGTGTTTATAACGTAACACCAAAAATCCAGTGCCTTTCTCCAGAACAG gATGAAGAAGTACAGACGATTGGCCAGATCAAATTCTGCTTCACTAAGGATTTTACCTTGAGAAACTGTACTGAGTCAAACGTTGATTCCTATTCTGCACATGAAAATATGCTCTCTAGAACGGAAGATCTGTCTATCTGCAATGATACCTTGATAAATTACCCTTCACATGTTCAGCCTTACAAGTGA